The following coding sequences lie in one Melopsittacus undulatus isolate bMelUnd1 chromosome 9, bMelUnd1.mat.Z, whole genome shotgun sequence genomic window:
- the RGMA gene encoding repulsive guidance molecule A isoform X2, with the protein MTSPCKILKCNSEFWAATSGSHHVGTEEAPEFCTALRAYAHCTRRTARTCRGDLAYHSAVHGIEDLMVQHNCSKDGPTSQPRLRTLPPGDSQERSDSPEICHYEKSFHRHSAAPNYTHCGLFGDPHLRTFTDTFQTCKVQGAWPLIDNNYLNVQVTNTPVLPGSAATATSKLTIIFKSFQECVDQKVYQAEMDELPAAFADGSKNGGDKHGANSLKITEKVSGQHIEIQAKYIGTTIVVRQVGRYLTFAVRMPEEVVNAVEDRDSQGLYLCLRGCPLNQQIDFQTIRSAQATEGRARRKGPSLQAPPEAFTYETATAKCREKLPVEDLYFQSCVFDLLTTGDVNFMLAAYYAFEDVKMLHSNKEKLHLYERTRDLAPSNVAPSGMSSALWVALLCLCQCWLCLL; encoded by the exons TGACATCCCCATGCAAGATCCTCAAGTGCAACTCTGAGTTCTGGGCGGCCACGTCAGGCTCCCACCACGTGGGCACGGAGGAGGCTCCGGAGTTCTGCACGGCGCTGCGAGCCTACGCGCACTGCACCCGCCGCACCGCCCGCACCTGCAGGGGGGACCTGGCCTACCACTCTGCCGTGCATGGCATAGAGGATCTCATGGTGCAGCACAACTGCTCCAAGGATGGACCCACCTCACAGCCCCGGCTCCGGACATTGCCCCCCGGGGATAGCCAGGAGCGCTCCGACAGTCCTGAGATCTGCCACTATGAGAAGAGCTTTCACAGACACTCGGCTGCCCCCAACTATACGCACTGTGGGCTCTTCGGGGACCCCCACCTTAGGACTTTCACAGACACTTTCCAAACCTGCAAGGTGCAAGGGGCTTGGCCGCTTATAGACAATAACTACCTGAACGTCCAGGTCACCAACACGCCGGTGCTGCCTGGCTCCGCGGCCACCGCCACCAGCAAG CTCACCATCATCTTCAAGAGCTTCCAGGAGTGCGTGGACCAGAAAGTGTACCAGGCAGAGATGGACGAGCTGCCCGCTGCCTTTGCCGATGGCTCCAAGAACGGTGGGGATAAACACGGAGCCAACAGCCTGAAGATCACCGAGAAGGTGTCGGGCCAACACATAGAGATCCAGGCAAAGTACATTGGCACCACCATCGTGGTGAGGCAGGTGGGCCGGTACCTCACCTTCGCTGTGCGCATGCCAGAGGAGGTGGTCAATGCTGTGGAGGACCGGGACAGTCAGGGCCTCTACCTGTGCCTCCGCGGTTGTCCACTCAACCAACAGATTGACTTCCAGACCATCCGCTCGGCTCAGGCCACAGAGGGCCGGGCTCGGAGGAAGGGGCCCAGCCTGCAGGCCCCCCCCGAGGCCTTCACGTATGAAACAGCCACAGCCAAGTGCAGGGAAAAGCTGCCCGTGGAGGACCTCTACTTCCAGTCTTGCGTCTTCGACCTCCTCACCACGGGGGATGTCAACTTCATGCTGGCTGCTTACTATGCCTTTGAGGACGTGAAGATGCTTCACTCCAACAAAGAGAAGCTGCATCTCTATGAAAGGACACGGGACTTGGCCCCCAGCAACGTGGCTCCCTCGGGGATGTCCTCTGCCCTCTGGGtagcactgctgtgtttgtgtcaGTGTTGGTTGTGCTTGTTATAG
- the RGMA gene encoding repulsive guidance molecule A isoform X1, which yields MRPPRERIVVKARAGWMGMGRGAGSTALGLFQILLVFLCIFPPVTSPCKILKCNSEFWAATSGSHHVGTEEAPEFCTALRAYAHCTRRTARTCRGDLAYHSAVHGIEDLMVQHNCSKDGPTSQPRLRTLPPGDSQERSDSPEICHYEKSFHRHSAAPNYTHCGLFGDPHLRTFTDTFQTCKVQGAWPLIDNNYLNVQVTNTPVLPGSAATATSKLTIIFKSFQECVDQKVYQAEMDELPAAFADGSKNGGDKHGANSLKITEKVSGQHIEIQAKYIGTTIVVRQVGRYLTFAVRMPEEVVNAVEDRDSQGLYLCLRGCPLNQQIDFQTIRSAQATEGRARRKGPSLQAPPEAFTYETATAKCREKLPVEDLYFQSCVFDLLTTGDVNFMLAAYYAFEDVKMLHSNKEKLHLYERTRDLAPSNVAPSGMSSALWVALLCLCQCWLCLL from the exons TGACATCCCCATGCAAGATCCTCAAGTGCAACTCTGAGTTCTGGGCGGCCACGTCAGGCTCCCACCACGTGGGCACGGAGGAGGCTCCGGAGTTCTGCACGGCGCTGCGAGCCTACGCGCACTGCACCCGCCGCACCGCCCGCACCTGCAGGGGGGACCTGGCCTACCACTCTGCCGTGCATGGCATAGAGGATCTCATGGTGCAGCACAACTGCTCCAAGGATGGACCCACCTCACAGCCCCGGCTCCGGACATTGCCCCCCGGGGATAGCCAGGAGCGCTCCGACAGTCCTGAGATCTGCCACTATGAGAAGAGCTTTCACAGACACTCGGCTGCCCCCAACTATACGCACTGTGGGCTCTTCGGGGACCCCCACCTTAGGACTTTCACAGACACTTTCCAAACCTGCAAGGTGCAAGGGGCTTGGCCGCTTATAGACAATAACTACCTGAACGTCCAGGTCACCAACACGCCGGTGCTGCCTGGCTCCGCGGCCACCGCCACCAGCAAG CTCACCATCATCTTCAAGAGCTTCCAGGAGTGCGTGGACCAGAAAGTGTACCAGGCAGAGATGGACGAGCTGCCCGCTGCCTTTGCCGATGGCTCCAAGAACGGTGGGGATAAACACGGAGCCAACAGCCTGAAGATCACCGAGAAGGTGTCGGGCCAACACATAGAGATCCAGGCAAAGTACATTGGCACCACCATCGTGGTGAGGCAGGTGGGCCGGTACCTCACCTTCGCTGTGCGCATGCCAGAGGAGGTGGTCAATGCTGTGGAGGACCGGGACAGTCAGGGCCTCTACCTGTGCCTCCGCGGTTGTCCACTCAACCAACAGATTGACTTCCAGACCATCCGCTCGGCTCAGGCCACAGAGGGCCGGGCTCGGAGGAAGGGGCCCAGCCTGCAGGCCCCCCCCGAGGCCTTCACGTATGAAACAGCCACAGCCAAGTGCAGGGAAAAGCTGCCCGTGGAGGACCTCTACTTCCAGTCTTGCGTCTTCGACCTCCTCACCACGGGGGATGTCAACTTCATGCTGGCTGCTTACTATGCCTTTGAGGACGTGAAGATGCTTCACTCCAACAAAGAGAAGCTGCATCTCTATGAAAGGACACGGGACTTGGCCCCCAGCAACGTGGCTCCCTCGGGGATGTCCTCTGCCCTCTGGGtagcactgctgtgtttgtgtcaGTGTTGGTTGTGCTTGTTATAG